The following nucleotide sequence is from Drosophila kikkawai strain 14028-0561.14 chromosome 2L, DkikHiC1v2, whole genome shotgun sequence.
GGTCTTTCCACTGATGTCCTGCCCTTCGCCATTTAGTTTAATGCTAATCTGGCTGGGATTCTCACCAGGCTGCGGGCGCAGATCGAATCGCTGGAAGTCCGCGAATATCTTCTCCGGATGCACTGCGTTCACCGCCTGGACGAAGATCTGGCGCACCTGATCCCAGGTCTGTCGCTTGGCCATTATGTAAGGTGTCGGTGTAGATCACGGCCGATTGTAATCAGCGATGATGCTAAAATTCCAGTTTTTCTTATCATTTTTGAAAACAGCTGTAACTAGAGATGGCATTAGCATCGattaattacaacaaaaatgtattgatGGCAGCACTTGTGTGTTGCCAGACCCATTGAAAGAACGTCGATAACAGGCTATCGTCTTGTCTCAAAAGCTGACTGCTATACCacgaaaatttaaaactattttacaaaaaaactgTTACGCCTTAGGAAAATTATAAGCTTTGTGAATTTACTTgtgtaaaatgtttattatagtAGTTGTCAGTTGTCAACCAATtcttttctaattaaaaaaaacaacaaacaattgtttataaaaaatttacaacagGATGTTTTAAATATCAAGTAAACCCCAAACagtaaaaagtaataaaataaaactgcaTTTCATAAATCATAAAAGTATCTTCACAACCAAACACTTTGATTCCGACTTTTATCTCGCATTTCGTCTTTGCAAGGCTTGgcctaaaaacaaaataaatagttgTTAATATTAGCACTTTAGCtgcaatttattaaacaaaccaaaattttATCAATTCTTCAACTTAGCAATTGACTTAAATAATTTGCTGATAAAACGGTTTATTGATTTGAGATTCAATTGATTACTTAATATATCACTTTCTCTGAtatgaaaaagaacaacaaaagaaatatttaaacattaaaacaaTAATAGGTTTGCTTGAACAGAAGTAGATTATTattcttttgatttattttttagacaaataatatatttaaataagttatattaattgaaatttgtaatacacatttttcttagtttttaaagaaaaagctTCGTAACACACTTTGCTTTTCAATAGTTACAAGATAGATAAATAGGGTTTACAATATTAAGTTCGAATTTTAATTAGGTTTACTAGTTATCTGTAGTGTACAAGTTTAGTgaatgttaaaattaaaattttaattaggtACACTAATCGTCGCtgtaaagtaaaaacaaaaatgcaatCGAAACttgtttctttaaaaaaaaaagtctgcGTTATCGGTGTTATTACGTTCTCATTGTATAAGAAACACTGTCAAAGCTTAtgtacaatttttgttttttagaattttaattaagttttttatCTATATAGTAAAACCCTTTAGTGTTCGTAAAAGTTTGTTTGGTTTGCTAATTAAGAACAGAATACACACCTAACTTAATCCAAATGGAAATATGAAATGTCAATTTCATGCCACCTAACATCTGAATAACTATGACCGCTTTAATGCGAATTTTTCACCCCCTTTAAATCgtaaaaatgtatctaaaaCCTGGCTTttgagttttctttttatttccaacacAACCGCCTCGGCAACCACGCGAACTTCAACTACTTTCGTTCTCGGGCGACACCGATCGAAAGTGACACCGCTCTCCCGCACCTGTGTGGGTGCTTATGTATGCCAGCACCCAATCTTCGCTAGACCGATCGCGGTCCCCGATAGCCACGCAACGCTCCACCTTAAAAAGCAGCCGCTCCCGGTAGCCAAAACTCAGTTTACGCACAGGCTTAGAAGTTTATGGGACATGAAGTCGACGGCTTGGCTCTCTTTGTTGGGTAAGTGTATCAAAGAAATGAAAATCTTTGGCAGCTCTGTCTAATATATGGAGCATGTTTGCATGGACAGCTTTGGCGTGGAGTGTGGACGCAAATCCTATACTGGGATTGTTAAATCCTGAGTGCAAAGTCGTGCATGGCGAGTGCCCCCATGAAAATATTACCTTTTGGCTGTACACAAAGTaagtaaatgtaaatgaacattaattttaaatttatttacctcTTTTTCAAAAGCTCCACCCGAGATAATCCCGTCTTGCTGAATCCCCTTGACCTCAATCCCTGGGACTTTCAGCCGGCTCGTCCCGTTAAGATCTTGATTCACGGCTACACGGGACATCGTGACTTTTCGCCCAACTCCCACATTCGACCCGTGCTGCTGGATAACGAGGACGTATACGTAATCTCCATTGACTACAAGCCCTTGGTGCCCGACCCATGCTACTTCTCTGCCGTGCAGAATCTTCCGCTGGTAAGCCAGTGTCTGGCCCAGTTGATCAACAACCTGGTGGATCGGAACATAGTCCCGAATGAGAATATTCACATCATTGGCTTCAGCTTGGGTGGTCAGGTGGCGGGTCAGACGGCCAACTATCTGAAGAGGAAGCTGAAAAGAATCACTGGACTAGATCCAGCCAAGCCTATGTTCGTCCTGGCCGGAAACACAAGTCGATTGGATCCGGGAGATGCGGAGTTCGTTGACGTTATCCATACCAACGTTTTTGGCAGAGGAATTTTGAGTCCCATGGGACATGTGGATTTCTATCCCAATGTCGGCAGCATTTTACAGCCCGGTTGCAGGGAGGAGAGTCCCGATAGTCCTGGCAGCTGCAGTCACGATCGCGCTCCTCAATTCTATGCCGAGTCCATAAATTCCACCACTGGCTTTTGGGGTCGCCAGTGCACCAGCTGGTTGGCGTATATTGTTAATCTGTGTCCAACGACTGGAAAACAGGAACTGATGGGTTACCACGTTTCGCAGGAAACGAAGGGTTCTTACTTCCTTGAGACGGGGAAGTCAGCGCCCTTTGCCCTGGGCAAACAGGAGGATGTGGACAATAGCCAGACCCTGGCCCAGTTCAAGCTGAATCCCGAGCTCAACGAGATCCCGCCGGACTATGAGCCGCAGCTGCTGGAGGCTTTCCTTGAACTTGATGCCTTGAAAGCCGTTTTAAATACGGATGGCAGCGATCTGGACAAGCAATTGAACTGGATCGGTCGGGAGGATGATGAACCCCTGGCGAGAGCCAAGTTATAAAAGAATCAGGGGtggaattatatttattataaaaaaaatcaagcaaTTGAAATGATTTTATCAATTCAATTACTTTTagagaaattgtatttaaaaaaataaagttgataACATTTTATAGCGAAGTggtactttaaaaattaatattttcattaaactactttttaatattcg
It contains:
- the LOC108077335 gene encoding pancreatic triacylglycerol lipase; translated protein: MKSTAWLSLLALAWSVDANPILGLLNPECKVVHGECPHENITFWLYTNSTRDNPVLLNPLDLNPWDFQPARPVKILIHGYTGHRDFSPNSHIRPVLLDNEDVYVISIDYKPLVPDPCYFSAVQNLPLVSQCLAQLINNLVDRNIVPNENIHIIGFSLGGQVAGQTANYLKRKLKRITGLDPAKPMFVLAGNTSRLDPGDAEFVDVIHTNVFGRGILSPMGHVDFYPNVGSILQPGCREESPDSPGSCSHDRAPQFYAESINSTTGFWGRQCTSWLAYIVNLCPTTGKQELMGYHVSQETKGSYFLETGKSAPFALGKQEDVDNSQTLAQFKLNPELNEIPPDYEPQLLEAFLELDALKAVLNTDGSDLDKQLNWIGREDDEPLARAKL